In a genomic window of uncultured Sphaerochaeta sp.:
- the tsaD gene encoding tRNA (adenosine(37)-N6)-threonylcarbamoyltransferase complex transferase subunit TsaD, giving the protein MRVLGLETSCDECSAAVVEDGRIILSNIIATQIEEHKPFEGVVPELASRLHTEWISTVVQTALDRAGLKSSDIDAVAVTNRPGLLGSLLVGLSFAKGFAASLDLPFITIDHIRAHLFASQIEQQLEYPYLGVLVSGGHTVICRVDGYDTIEVLGTTIDDAIGEAFDKVAKHYGFGYPGGVAIDNLAKQGNPLVFLFPGSSLHAKDHPYDISYSGLKTAAINQLDSFWDGVSEKSPENIAASFQRSAVNMLVKRVRLALQETGLRRLSVGGGVAANSYLRSELLSLREGGYEVAFPSLKLCTDNGAMIAALAYQYLRDGITSDFTESASARVTAFKKQYP; this is encoded by the coding sequence ATGAGGGTGCTGGGTCTTGAGACCTCTTGCGATGAGTGCTCAGCTGCAGTGGTTGAGGATGGCAGAATCATTCTCAGCAATATCATTGCAACCCAGATAGAGGAGCACAAGCCCTTTGAGGGTGTTGTTCCCGAACTCGCTTCCCGTCTCCATACGGAATGGATTTCCACCGTGGTGCAGACCGCCTTGGACAGGGCTGGCCTCAAAAGCAGTGACATTGATGCTGTCGCGGTCACCAACAGGCCGGGTTTGCTCGGTTCGCTGTTGGTGGGTTTGAGCTTTGCAAAAGGGTTTGCCGCTTCGCTCGACCTCCCGTTCATCACCATTGATCATATCCGCGCACACCTGTTTGCCTCCCAAATAGAACAACAACTGGAATATCCCTACCTTGGGGTGTTGGTCAGCGGCGGCCATACAGTCATTTGCCGTGTAGATGGCTATGATACGATCGAAGTGCTGGGCACCACCATCGATGATGCCATCGGCGAGGCGTTCGACAAGGTCGCCAAGCACTATGGGTTCGGCTATCCGGGTGGCGTGGCAATAGACAATCTGGCAAAGCAAGGCAATCCCTTGGTTTTCCTCTTTCCCGGTTCTTCCCTGCATGCCAAGGACCATCCGTACGACATTTCCTACAGTGGGCTGAAAACCGCTGCCATCAACCAGCTGGACTCCTTCTGGGATGGCGTAAGTGAGAAGAGCCCGGAGAACATAGCAGCATCCTTCCAGCGCAGTGCAGTGAACATGCTTGTCAAGCGTGTACGCCTTGCTTTGCAGGAAACCGGACTCAGGCGCCTGAGCGTAGGGGGAGGGGTTGCAGCAAACAGCTATCTCAGAAGTGAGTTGCTCAGTCTGCGTGAAGGCGGCTATGAGGTCGCATTCCCCTCGCTCAAGCTCTGTACGGACAATGGTGCGATGATCGCGGCATTGGCCTACCAATATCTTCGTGATGGCATCACCAGCGATTTCACCGAGTCGGCAAGTGCTCGGGTAACAGCTTTCAAGAAACAATATCCCTAG
- a CDS encoding SDR family oxidoreductase, which translates to MIDLQGRRGIVTGASSGIGLAISEVLAECGAQVFCVSRTGKPKDESSKVPELVTHIAGDICDAQQMKSIIDGIAGSGGLDFLINNAGITIKKRAEEMGFDEFAQVQQVNVCAPFNLSVLCFPYLSASKHKGRIINISSMAAHLGFSQVVPYSASKSGIVGLTRGLAVEWAQNNITVNSIAPGWFPTEMTKQVMDEERKRFILNRMPMHAFGEARDLGSLAAFLLSEHATYITGVDYAVDGGALAYGF; encoded by the coding sequence ATGATAGATTTGCAGGGTAGGAGAGGGATTGTCACCGGTGCTTCCAGTGGGATTGGTTTGGCTATTTCCGAGGTTTTGGCAGAATGTGGTGCCCAGGTGTTCTGCGTCAGCAGGACGGGGAAACCCAAGGATGAGTCCTCAAAGGTTCCCGAGCTCGTCACCCATATCGCCGGTGATATCTGTGATGCACAGCAGATGAAATCGATCATCGATGGCATAGCCGGCAGTGGTGGATTGGACTTTCTGATCAACAATGCAGGTATTACCATCAAGAAACGTGCAGAGGAGATGGGTTTTGATGAGTTTGCCCAGGTACAGCAGGTGAATGTCTGCGCTCCGTTCAATCTCTCGGTGCTCTGTTTTCCCTACCTGTCCGCATCAAAGCACAAGGGAAGGATCATCAACATCTCCAGCATGGCCGCTCATCTGGGCTTTTCGCAGGTAGTTCCCTACAGTGCAAGCAAGAGTGGCATTGTCGGACTGACCAGAGGTTTGGCTGTCGAATGGGCACAGAACAACATTACGGTGAACAGCATCGCACCGGGCTGGTTTCCTACCGAGATGACCAAGCAGGTCATGGACGAGGAACGCAAGCGATTCATTCTCAACCGAATGCCGATGCATGCCTTTGGTGAGGCCCGTGATCTTGGCTCTCTTGCCGCATTCCTGCTTTCCGAGCATGCCACCTATATCACCGGTGTGGATTATGCGGTGGACGGGGGAGCCTTGGCGTACGGATTCTAG
- a CDS encoding enolase C-terminal domain-like protein, translating into MRIERFETWWVERNRCLFDKKRQGNAAMPWDVVVLKLTTDTGLEGIATALAARSGSITESYLHETIAPVVLGRDIHDREKIWHEFWTIDRHLTFFPVYLPGPVDVALWDLAAKEANLPLYKYLGAYRTQLPVYASGNFHATIEEYVEEALKYKARGIKGYKAHPAGPISFDMKVHEELRKAVGDEYVLMSDPVAEYSLHEAIKVGRQLEELGYHWLEEPFRDFELDKYQQLCSALDLPIAATETTRGCHWGVAQSIAQHAADIVRADVSWKDGVTGTMKIAHLAEAFGMNCEIHTTTMNYMDIANLHIGCSIRNTEYFEYFVPEENYQLPMQGMLPIDAQGMITVPEGVGLGVDLDWDLIKRSCRSYKEARL; encoded by the coding sequence ATGCGCATTGAACGATTTGAAACGTGGTGGGTTGAACGCAACCGCTGTCTCTTTGATAAAAAACGGCAAGGCAATGCAGCCATGCCATGGGATGTGGTGGTACTCAAACTCACCACTGATACAGGCCTTGAGGGTATCGCCACGGCGTTGGCGGCTCGAAGCGGCAGCATAACCGAAAGCTATCTGCACGAGACGATTGCTCCGGTGGTGCTTGGGCGTGATATCCATGACCGGGAAAAAATCTGGCATGAGTTCTGGACCATTGACCGCCACCTCACCTTTTTCCCCGTCTACCTCCCCGGTCCGGTCGATGTGGCCCTGTGGGATCTGGCAGCCAAGGAAGCGAACCTTCCGCTGTACAAGTATCTGGGGGCATACAGAACCCAGTTGCCGGTCTATGCAAGCGGCAATTTCCATGCAACCATCGAGGAATATGTCGAGGAAGCGTTGAAATACAAGGCGCGTGGCATCAAAGGCTACAAGGCTCATCCTGCCGGTCCCATCTCGTTCGACATGAAAGTGCATGAAGAGCTGAGAAAAGCAGTCGGTGATGAGTATGTGCTCATGAGCGACCCTGTAGCCGAATACTCGTTGCATGAGGCGATCAAAGTGGGAAGACAACTGGAAGAGTTGGGGTACCATTGGCTGGAAGAGCCGTTCAGGGACTTTGAGCTGGACAAGTACCAACAGCTTTGCAGTGCACTCGACCTGCCCATCGCCGCAACAGAAACCACCCGCGGATGCCACTGGGGTGTCGCCCAGTCGATAGCCCAACACGCCGCCGACATCGTGCGTGCGGATGTAAGCTGGAAGGACGGGGTGACCGGCACCATGAAGATCGCCCATCTGGCGGAAGCCTTCGGGATGAACTGCGAAATCCATACCACCACGATGAACTATATGGATATTGCCAATCTGCACATAGGCTGTTCCATCAGGAACACCGAGTACTTCGAGTACTTTGTTCCCGAAGAGAACTACCAGCTTCCCATGCAGGGGATGCTGCCCATTGATGCACAGGGCATGATCACGGTTCCCGAAGGAGTCGGTCTTGGAGTCGACCTTGATTGGGACCTCATCAAGCGCAGCTGCAGAAGCTACAAGGAAGCAAGACTGTAG
- the uxaC gene encoding glucuronate isomerase, giving the protein MVDNRVFDENLYLESDLAKHLYNQYAKDLPIIDYHCHVQAQEIFENREFEDIGQMWLAGDHYKWRAMRTFGIEETYITGSASYEEKFCKFAEIVPYLIGNPLYIWCALELKRYFGIEEMLCAENAKRIYAQTKALIKSNHITPQWCMEKSNVELVCTTEDPIDELSYHRQLAGKTKTRILTAFRPDQAMFCEREGFASYLKKLEAASGISIASFADLIGALEKRLLFFKSMGTTVSDDGIPYFSYVAATEAEVEQIFSKALGNKDLAGLEIDAYRTAFLSEMGRLYHKHGFVMQLHVGTFLDANTSKVAAIGQSTGFDCTDDRSSVHSIGLLLDRLTKAGTLPKTILYPLDLAKIETFAVLAAGFCDSDAKAKVQLGAPWWFNDQVYGMEHQFESVSNLYPLSLGVGMLTDSRSFLSYPRHELYRRLLCRYLARLVERGEYFGGESYLREIIERLCITNVKEYFGF; this is encoded by the coding sequence ATGGTGGACAACAGAGTGTTTGACGAAAATCTGTATTTGGAGAGCGATTTGGCGAAGCATCTGTACAACCAGTATGCTAAGGACCTTCCGATCATCGATTACCATTGCCACGTGCAGGCTCAGGAGATCTTTGAGAACAGGGAGTTCGAGGATATCGGGCAGATGTGGCTTGCCGGTGACCACTACAAGTGGAGGGCCATGCGTACCTTCGGCATCGAGGAGACCTACATCACCGGTTCAGCTTCCTATGAGGAGAAGTTCTGTAAGTTTGCAGAGATCGTGCCCTATCTGATCGGCAATCCCTTGTATATCTGGTGTGCCTTGGAGCTGAAGCGCTATTTCGGCATCGAGGAGATGCTCTGTGCCGAAAATGCAAAGCGCATCTACGCCCAGACTAAAGCCCTGATCAAGAGCAACCACATCACGCCGCAGTGGTGTATGGAGAAGAGCAACGTGGAATTGGTCTGCACGACCGAAGACCCGATTGACGAGCTCTCCTATCACAGGCAGCTGGCCGGCAAGACGAAGACAAGGATCTTGACTGCGTTCCGACCCGACCAGGCAATGTTTTGTGAGCGGGAAGGGTTTGCTTCCTACCTGAAGAAACTCGAAGCTGCCAGTGGCATCAGCATTGCAAGCTTTGCAGATCTCATCGGTGCACTGGAGAAGCGCTTGCTCTTTTTCAAGAGCATGGGGACAACCGTAAGCGACGATGGGATTCCGTACTTCTCCTATGTTGCTGCGACCGAGGCCGAGGTTGAGCAGATCTTTTCCAAGGCGCTTGGGAACAAGGATCTTGCCGGCTTGGAGATTGATGCCTACCGAACGGCGTTTCTCTCTGAGATGGGAAGACTCTATCACAAGCATGGCTTTGTCATGCAGTTGCATGTCGGAACGTTTCTTGATGCGAATACCTCAAAGGTTGCAGCGATAGGGCAGTCCACCGGCTTCGATTGCACGGATGACCGCAGCAGTGTCCACAGCATCGGCTTGCTGCTTGATCGCCTCACCAAGGCCGGTACCCTGCCCAAGACGATCCTGTATCCACTCGACCTGGCCAAGATTGAGACCTTTGCAGTCCTTGCCGCAGGGTTCTGCGACAGCGATGCCAAGGCAAAGGTGCAGTTGGGGGCTCCCTGGTGGTTCAATGATCAGGTGTATGGGATGGAGCATCAGTTCGAGAGCGTCTCCAACCTGTATCCTCTCTCCTTGGGCGTGGGAATGCTCACTGACAGCAGGAGCTTTCTCAGCTATCCGCGTCATGAGTTGTACCGCCGTCTGCTCTGCCGATACCTTGCAAGGCTGGTGGAACGGGGAGAGTACTTCGGTGGTGAGTCCTATCTGAGGGAAATCATCGAGAGACTCTGCATCACCAACGTGAAAGAGTATTTCGGATTCTGA
- a CDS encoding SDR family NAD(P)-dependent oxidoreductase, with product MIDMKVMYSLEGRTAIVTGGSTGLGLSITRCLVASGAKVLVLSFEPKEQAQEALAEFGSAVAFSQFNITETDKTQALVDSLIAEHGPITILVNNAGNHCKKPIEEMSVAEYQGVLDVHLVGAFALTKALVPHMKQQQMGSILYMASMTSYIGQPAVAGYSTAKAGLLGLVHTLATECGPYNVRVNAIAPGWIDTPMFHKATDNDPPRLNKILGRIPMNKVGEPLDVGMAAAYLSSEAARYINGVCLPVDGGALIGF from the coding sequence ATGATTGATATGAAAGTCATGTATTCCCTGGAGGGAAGAACCGCGATTGTCACCGGTGGGTCCACCGGTCTGGGTTTGTCGATTACCCGCTGCTTGGTTGCAAGCGGTGCAAAGGTGCTTGTCCTGAGTTTTGAACCGAAGGAGCAGGCCCAGGAAGCCCTTGCGGAGTTTGGCTCTGCCGTGGCGTTCTCCCAGTTCAACATCACCGAGACCGACAAGACCCAGGCTTTGGTGGATTCGCTCATCGCCGAGCACGGGCCGATCACCATTCTGGTGAACAACGCAGGCAACCACTGCAAGAAACCCATCGAGGAGATGTCGGTGGCGGAGTACCAGGGTGTGCTGGATGTCCATTTGGTCGGCGCCTTTGCACTGACCAAAGCCCTGGTGCCGCACATGAAGCAGCAACAGATGGGCAGCATCCTCTACATGGCCAGTATGACCAGCTACATCGGTCAGCCGGCTGTTGCCGGCTACTCCACTGCCAAGGCAGGATTGCTTGGCCTGGTGCATACCCTGGCAACCGAATGCGGACCGTACAACGTACGGGTGAACGCCATCGCCCCGGGCTGGATCGATACCCCCATGTTCCATAAGGCAACCGACAACGATCCTCCCCGCCTCAACAAGATTCTGGGAAGAATCCCCATGAACAAGGTAGGCGAGCCGTTGGATGTCGGCATGGCTGCCGCATATTTGAGCAGTGAGGCTGCTCGGTACATCAACGGGGTGTGTCTGCCGGTCGACGGTGGTGCGCTCATCGGGTTCTGA
- a CDS encoding UxaA family hydrolase, with product MNDVNRTWSAYLRQDGRKGIRNRVLVIYTVECSAFVAQEIARRSGNLDVECVGFEGCTDNEYAVRMLISLIRHPNVGAVLAVGLGCEYIQPEWLANIAKEEGKPADWFYIQQSGGTVSSIQKGLDSVQAMLEQLQQTPRVPMTFSDLVIGAECGGSDYTSGLAGNVVVGNFFDLLVDAGGTAIFEEIVEAIGLGHLLSERAVDEKAREDIGCTYEKALQYCKSVRQYSVSPGNFAGGLSTIEEKSMGAVIKSGSRPIQGVLKVSQKAAKPGLWLLDSTPDPHWMQFGITNPNDNEGLMDLISSGCHITFLVTGRGTVVGSAVAPVIKITGNSATYAKMIDDMDFDAGKVLDGRTTQPALAQELVEMVCGVASGKLTKSEALGHKEYFIPYKFQEKEVVRRACEQ from the coding sequence ATGAACGATGTGAATCGGACTTGGTCCGCATACCTGCGCCAGGATGGGCGCAAGGGAATCCGAAATCGGGTTCTGGTCATCTATACGGTGGAGTGCTCGGCGTTCGTTGCCCAGGAGATTGCCAGAAGATCCGGAAACCTCGATGTCGAGTGTGTGGGGTTCGAGGGATGCACGGACAATGAGTATGCGGTGCGCATGCTCATCTCCCTCATCCGCCACCCCAATGTGGGAGCGGTGCTTGCCGTCGGCCTGGGCTGTGAATATATCCAGCCCGAGTGGCTTGCCAACATCGCCAAGGAAGAGGGAAAACCTGCCGACTGGTTTTATATCCAACAGTCAGGAGGGACCGTCTCCTCCATCCAGAAAGGATTGGATTCAGTCCAGGCTATGTTGGAGCAATTGCAGCAGACCCCCCGTGTACCCATGACATTCTCCGATCTGGTCATCGGCGCTGAGTGCGGTGGTTCTGATTACACCAGTGGATTGGCCGGCAATGTGGTCGTCGGCAACTTCTTCGATCTGCTCGTGGATGCCGGGGGAACCGCCATCTTTGAGGAGATAGTCGAAGCAATAGGTCTTGGCCATCTGCTTTCAGAACGGGCAGTTGATGAGAAGGCAAGAGAGGATATTGGGTGCACGTATGAGAAGGCCTTGCAGTATTGCAAGAGCGTTCGCCAGTACTCGGTGAGTCCCGGTAATTTCGCCGGGGGCCTTTCCACCATCGAGGAGAAGAGTATGGGGGCTGTCATCAAAAGCGGAAGCCGACCGATCCAGGGGGTGCTGAAGGTAAGCCAGAAGGCCGCCAAGCCGGGCCTGTGGTTGCTCGATTCCACACCCGATCCCCATTGGATGCAATTCGGCATTACCAATCCGAATGACAATGAGGGTTTGATGGATCTCATCAGCAGCGGTTGCCATATCACCTTCCTCGTTACGGGACGAGGCACGGTTGTGGGAAGTGCCGTAGCTCCGGTGATCAAGATAACCGGCAACAGTGCAACCTATGCAAAGATGATCGATGATATGGATTTTGATGCGGGCAAGGTGTTGGATGGCCGTACCACCCAACCTGCATTGGCCCAGGAGTTGGTGGAGATGGTTTGTGGGGTTGCCTCCGGCAAGCTGACAAAAAGTGAAGCGCTCGGACACAAGGAATACTTCATTCCTTACAAATTCCAGGAAAAGGAAGTCGTCCGCAGGGCATGTGAACAGTAA
- a CDS encoding UxaA family hydrolase — MQTAFQIGRDDNVATALTELQEGPVQLNADASVAGLCACEHIPVGHKIALRDIEIGEKIVKYSVVIGEATAPIKAGSWVHLHCMKSCYDERSSHLDVHTGAPTDIEYS, encoded by the coding sequence ATGCAAACAGCCTTTCAGATCGGCAGGGACGACAACGTAGCCACTGCCTTGACCGAATTGCAGGAAGGGCCGGTGCAACTCAATGCCGATGCATCCGTTGCAGGCCTTTGTGCATGTGAACATATCCCTGTAGGGCATAAGATTGCCCTGCGGGATATTGAGATAGGGGAGAAGATCGTCAAATACTCGGTGGTGATAGGAGAGGCAACTGCTCCCATCAAAGCGGGAAGCTGGGTGCACCTGCACTGCATGAAGAGCTGTTATGACGAGCGGTCCAGTCATCTTGACGTCCATACCGGTGCTCCTACCGATATCGAATACTCATGA
- a CDS encoding RraA family protein: protein MSMWNNETEMFDLMKEKLYTPVVGDILDVMGYTHQFLPQAIRPIKEGMKLAGKAMTVLMIDVYGPQKKPFGLLTEALDQLSENEIYIATGGTKRCAYWGELLTATARTRKAVGAVLDGWHRDTPQVLEQNWPVFSCGCYAQDSSVRTQVVDFRCPIEIGQVTIQDGDIIFGDIDGVLVIPKAIAEEVVVKSLEKASGEKLVRKAIEGGMSATDAFAKFGIL from the coding sequence ATGAGTATGTGGAACAATGAGACGGAAATGTTCGACCTGATGAAGGAAAAACTGTATACCCCTGTCGTTGGGGATATCCTGGATGTGATGGGCTATACCCACCAGTTCCTGCCCCAAGCGATCAGACCGATCAAAGAGGGGATGAAACTTGCAGGCAAGGCAATGACCGTCCTGATGATCGACGTGTATGGTCCCCAGAAAAAGCCTTTCGGTCTGCTGACCGAAGCTCTTGACCAGCTTTCGGAGAATGAGATCTACATTGCCACCGGAGGCACCAAGCGTTGTGCGTACTGGGGAGAGCTGCTTACCGCAACCGCACGTACCCGCAAGGCCGTGGGCGCCGTACTGGATGGCTGGCATCGCGATACCCCGCAAGTGCTTGAGCAGAACTGGCCTGTGTTCTCCTGCGGTTGCTATGCACAGGACAGCAGCGTCCGTACCCAGGTGGTGGACTTCCGCTGTCCCATCGAGATCGGTCAGGTGACCATCCAGGATGGCGACATCATCTTTGGCGATATCGACGGAGTGCTGGTCATTCCCAAGGCCATTGCCGAGGAAGTGGTGGTGAAGTCCCTTGAGAAAGCAAGTGGGGAGAAACTCGTCCGCAAGGCGATCGAAGGTGGCATGAGTGCAACCGATGCCTTTGCCAAGTTCGGCATCCTCTAG
- a CDS encoding alpha/beta hydrolase, with the protein MKALVLICPGGAYSWLSPREMWPVGNAFLDKGYGAAVLAYTVGSDLGTLPLREAGWAVRTLRDAYRGLPVVIMGFSAGGHLAASLAVHAHRLGLPSADAAILCYPVISSGSYAHEQSVKNLGEGPCADFFSLEHWVDAHTPPVFLWHTAQDDAVPVQNSLLFANALVDAKVVCALHIYPFGVHGLSLATKEVEEPEKGRIADKQVASWFDLCIDWLADLHLQSQK; encoded by the coding sequence ATGAAAGCTCTCGTCCTGATTTGCCCGGGGGGCGCTTACTCGTGGCTGTCGCCACGGGAGATGTGGCCGGTAGGGAATGCTTTCCTTGATAAGGGATATGGCGCAGCGGTCCTTGCCTATACTGTGGGCAGCGATCTGGGCACCTTGCCACTTCGTGAAGCTGGCTGGGCTGTAAGAACCCTAAGGGATGCATACCGGGGATTGCCTGTTGTCATCATGGGGTTTTCGGCCGGAGGACATCTTGCAGCAAGTCTTGCAGTGCATGCCCATCGGCTGGGACTGCCGTCTGCTGATGCTGCGATCCTCTGTTATCCGGTGATCAGCAGCGGCAGCTATGCGCATGAGCAAAGCGTGAAAAATCTTGGAGAGGGGCCGTGTGCGGATTTCTTCAGTCTTGAACACTGGGTTGATGCGCACACCCCTCCGGTATTTCTCTGGCATACCGCACAGGATGATGCGGTGCCGGTACAGAACAGCTTGCTCTTTGCCAATGCCCTGGTCGATGCCAAGGTGGTGTGTGCCTTGCATATCTATCCCTTTGGCGTGCATGGACTCTCCTTGGCCACCAAGGAGGTTGAGGAACCGGAGAAAGGCCGAATTGCTGACAAGCAAGTGGCCTCCTGGTTTGATCTCTGTATTGATTGGCTTGCCGATTTGCATCTGCAGAGCCAGAAGTGA
- a CDS encoding TRAP transporter large permease: MDTNATAVLILVGSFAVMLVCRFPIAFAIGISSVLTTMFLGLPLMQIAQLMVKGVNVFTLMAVPFFIIAGELMGAGGISKRLIALSDALVGWVRGGLAMVNIVASLFFGGISGSSTADTASLGTILIPMMREQGYDDEFSTNVTMCSSVEGLLIPPSHNMVMYAMVAGSVSVGRLFLGGILPGFLLGFALMIYSYVLSVKRNYPKGAPFNLKHALTTLKDAVWGLITVLIVVFGVVSGVFTATESAAMAVVWAMIVSALVYKELTFRKMWHVIERSLGTLAIVMILISTSQVFGWLLTYLRLPEMVANGILGLTNNPLVIMLILNVLMLVLGTIMDMSAIILVATPILLPIAIQAGMDPVHFGVVMILNLGIGLITPPVGGTLFVGSAVSGVPIEKLIKTLLPFLGVMVAVLILITYVPGLIMFLPNLIMPVMG; encoded by the coding sequence ATGGATACCAACGCTACAGCAGTCTTGATTTTGGTGGGGAGCTTTGCAGTCATGCTTGTCTGCCGTTTCCCCATTGCCTTTGCCATTGGTATTTCCAGTGTGCTTACCACCATGTTCTTGGGTCTGCCCTTGATGCAGATTGCCCAGCTCATGGTCAAGGGCGTAAACGTATTCACCCTGATGGCCGTTCCCTTCTTCATCATTGCAGGGGAACTGATGGGAGCCGGCGGCATTTCCAAGCGCCTGATTGCTCTCAGTGATGCCCTGGTCGGTTGGGTGCGCGGAGGCTTGGCAATGGTAAACATCGTTGCCTCCCTCTTTTTCGGAGGTATCAGCGGATCGTCCACAGCTGATACTGCGAGCCTTGGAACCATCCTCATCCCGATGATGCGCGAGCAAGGCTATGATGATGAATTCTCGACGAACGTCACCATGTGTTCGTCTGTTGAAGGCCTTCTGATTCCCCCGAGCCACAATATGGTCATGTACGCCATGGTTGCAGGAAGCGTATCAGTCGGACGCCTGTTCTTGGGTGGAATCCTGCCTGGCTTCCTCCTTGGCTTTGCCCTGATGATCTACAGTTACGTCTTGAGTGTGAAACGCAACTATCCCAAGGGTGCTCCCTTCAACCTCAAGCATGCACTTACCACGCTCAAGGATGCAGTGTGGGGTTTGATCACGGTCCTCATCGTCGTGTTCGGAGTGGTCAGCGGAGTCTTCACTGCCACCGAAAGTGCTGCAATGGCAGTCGTCTGGGCGATGATTGTCAGTGCCCTGGTCTATAAGGAGCTGACGTTCCGCAAGATGTGGCATGTGATCGAACGGTCCCTCGGAACCCTGGCCATCGTCATGATCCTCATCTCCACTTCCCAGGTGTTCGGATGGTTGCTCACCTATCTGAGACTGCCTGAGATGGTTGCCAACGGGATTCTTGGGCTCACCAACAATCCCTTGGTGATCATGCTCATCCTGAACGTGCTGATGCTGGTATTGGGTACCATCATGGATATGTCCGCCATCATCCTTGTTGCCACCCCGATCCTGCTTCCCATAGCCATCCAGGCAGGGATGGATCCGGTGCACTTCGGTGTGGTCATGATCCTGAACCTTGGTATCGGATTGATCACGCCCCCGGTCGGAGGAACGCTCTTCGTAGGTTCAGCCGTTTCGGGAGTCCCGATCGAGAAACTGATCAAGACCTTGCTTCCCTTCCTTGGGGTCATGGTGGCGGTCCTGATTCTGATCACCTATGTGCCTGGCCTGATCATGTTCCTTCCGAATCTGATCATGCCGGTGATGGGATAA
- a CDS encoding TRAP transporter small permease, with translation MNTVTKFFDAIYWFFMTICKLFFIAMVGITAFVVFNRYVIKSSLVWGEPVVLMCMVYMSLCSAALAIRKDTHIRMQIIDYFAPKQFIRFVRGAAHVTIFAFGFFMIVYGWQFSMLAKRNLMTGVGITSMWLYLACPFAGIAVVLMEIERFINFCYRVMHHQTLDMVTLADQSKQMADEAKEELALQKEENA, from the coding sequence GTGAACACCGTTACGAAGTTCTTTGATGCAATCTACTGGTTTTTCATGACTATCTGCAAACTGTTTTTCATTGCGATGGTCGGAATAACCGCCTTTGTAGTTTTCAACCGTTATGTGATCAAAAGCAGTCTCGTCTGGGGTGAGCCGGTTGTACTGATGTGCATGGTCTACATGTCATTGTGCAGCGCAGCGCTTGCAATCCGCAAGGATACCCATATCCGAATGCAGATCATCGATTATTTTGCACCAAAGCAATTTATCAGGTTTGTGCGGGGGGCTGCACATGTCACCATCTTTGCCTTTGGATTTTTCATGATCGTCTATGGTTGGCAATTCTCCATGCTTGCCAAACGAAATCTCATGACCGGCGTCGGCATCACCAGCATGTGGCTTTATTTGGCCTGTCCGTTCGCTGGAATTGCCGTTGTCCTGATGGAAATCGAGCGCTTCATCAATTTCTGTTACCGTGTCATGCATCACCAGACCCTTGATATGGTAACCCTTGCAGACCAGTCGAAGCAGATGGCTGATGAGGCGAAGGAAGAGCTTGCCCTGCAGAAAGAGGAGAATGCGTGA